One stretch of Candidatus Poribacteria bacterium DNA includes these proteins:
- a CDS encoding ubiquitin-like protein UBact, whose translation MAANMIAQLERKQRDTKPIGPGDGDGDNEGPKRQKVSRPDTQELLKRMRRVDKDQSRRYRQRTGE comes from the coding sequence ATGGCAGCCAATATGATTGCACAGCTCGAACGCAAACAGAGAGACACAAAACCCATCGGTCCGGGTGATGGCGATGGCGATAATGAAGGGCCAAAGCGGCAGAAAGTCAGTCGACCCGATACGCAGGAGCTGCTCAAACGCATGCGTCGTGTTGACAAAGACCAATCCCGACGCTACCGCCAAAGAACGGGGGAGTGA
- a CDS encoding proteasome accessory factor PafA2 family protein, with translation MKKRIFGIETEFGCMTDAERVRGTSEGVAARVRDYVFDVLELGLRDIHYRDWGEPPGNGGFLFNGGRLYIDMGHLEYATPECATLFDLIAYDKAIERIINNILTDTGLPTAFFKNNIDHFTGATFGCHENFQISRDVPFYRVVIPTLMPFFVTRQIYAGAGRVGAYDEMIEFGDFQDELGEQQHYQISQRADHIVTEIYEWIQFSRAIINTRDEPLSDYTKYRRLHLLVGDSNMSEYATALKVGTTALLLTAIEMFHEMHGEKLPLPGFELADPVYAIRHISRDHTFMWRVELKSGKTISAIDLQREYLNFVQAFITEYDEETEWVLSAWETILDDLEDDWQNVIDRVDWAAKKWLLEAFIAEEELDWEDAWIKSQDLEYHNIHTESGLYYALQEQGQMQRVVTDEHIQHAIDNAPQDTRAKVRAFLMHTLTQNRMPCIVDWHQIYAGHTEYFEMKEPFDTNIAKAQRWMKRLRKRPSRT, from the coding sequence ATGAAGAAACGCATTTTTGGAATTGAAACTGAATTTGGATGTATGACCGATGCCGAACGGGTTCGTGGCACCTCTGAGGGTGTCGCTGCGCGTGTTCGTGACTACGTTTTCGATGTTTTGGAACTCGGTCTGCGCGACATTCACTACCGAGATTGGGGCGAACCGCCCGGTAATGGTGGGTTCCTCTTCAATGGCGGTCGTCTCTACATTGATATGGGGCATCTTGAGTACGCTACGCCTGAATGTGCGACACTCTTTGACCTCATTGCTTATGATAAAGCGATTGAACGTATCATCAACAATATCCTCACGGATACTGGGTTGCCTACGGCTTTCTTCAAAAACAATATTGACCATTTTACGGGTGCGACCTTCGGATGTCATGAAAACTTCCAAATCAGTCGAGATGTTCCTTTTTACCGCGTCGTTATTCCGACACTCATGCCTTTCTTCGTTACTCGTCAGATTTACGCGGGCGCGGGCAGAGTTGGTGCTTATGATGAGATGATCGAATTCGGTGATTTTCAGGATGAACTCGGTGAGCAACAGCACTATCAAATTTCGCAACGTGCCGATCACATCGTTACTGAAATTTATGAGTGGATCCAATTCAGTCGAGCAATCATCAATACGCGAGATGAACCGCTTAGCGATTACACGAAATACCGTCGTCTCCATCTCCTCGTTGGGGACTCCAATATGTCGGAGTACGCAACAGCGTTGAAGGTAGGGACTACAGCACTCTTGCTCACTGCTATTGAAATGTTTCATGAGATGCATGGGGAAAAATTGCCGCTCCCCGGTTTTGAACTTGCCGACCCGGTGTACGCGATTCGGCACATCTCACGTGATCATACTTTCATGTGGCGTGTTGAACTGAAATCTGGAAAGACGATCTCCGCTATCGATTTGCAGCGAGAATATCTGAACTTCGTTCAAGCGTTCATTACTGAATATGACGAAGAGACCGAGTGGGTGCTCTCAGCATGGGAAACTATCCTTGATGACCTTGAGGATGATTGGCAAAACGTCATTGATCGTGTTGATTGGGCTGCCAAGAAATGGTTGCTTGAAGCTTTCATTGCTGAAGAAGAACTTGATTGGGAAGATGCTTGGATTAAAAGTCAAGATTTAGAATATCATAATATCCATACTGAAAGTGGACTCTATTACGCGCTTCAGGAGCAAGGACAGATGCAACGGGTTGTTACGGATGAACACATTCAGCATGCTATTGACAATGCGCCGCAAGATACCCGTGCCAAAGTTCGGGCATTTCTGATGCATACCCTTACTCAAAACAGGATGCCATGCATCGTTGATTGGCATCAAATATATGCAGGACATACAGAATATTTTGAGATGAAAGAGCCTTTTGACACTAACATCGCGAAGGCGCAAAGATGGATGAAAAGGTTACGGAAACGCCCCTCGCGAACTTAA
- a CDS encoding DUF1501 domain-containing protein, which yields MAENRSIHTDCEGFYRRDFLKAGALGLFGLSLTDLFRLKAQAGTTSRVKETATSVILVWLGGGPSHLDMWDLKPDAPEEIRGLFKPIPTNVSGIQISEHLPRLAQQTDKLCIIRSMTSPEAAHERGTHYMMTGYQPLPGFAVPGYGAVVSKLKEQRSALPPYIAVPAPVAYGGGGFLGASLAPFSPGGNPASKNFKVRDLEPPKGVSYERVERRRSLREAVDAAFKKYEAGNPAAEAVDEFYTSAYNLMSSTDARAAFDLSNESDKTRDAYQRNTFGQSCLLARRLVEAGVNFVTVSNGGWDNHNNIFSSLPGKLNGFDRTMATLIGDLSDRGLLETTLVVAMGEFGRTPVINRNAGRDHHSRVFSIMLAGGGVQGGQVIGASDPLGIEPAETPVRPEDLSATLYRSLGIDYNEHLESPDGVRIVLSRGGRPVRGVLA from the coding sequence ATGGCAGAAAACAGAAGCATACACACGGATTGCGAAGGGTTTTACCGCCGAGATTTTCTCAAGGCTGGTGCCCTCGGCTTATTTGGTCTCAGTCTCACGGATCTATTCCGACTTAAAGCGCAAGCTGGAACTACATCTCGGGTGAAAGAAACTGCTACCTCTGTTATTCTTGTTTGGTTAGGTGGCGGTCCGAGCCACCTTGATATGTGGGATCTCAAACCGGATGCGCCTGAAGAGATTCGTGGGCTTTTCAAACCGATACCGACAAACGTCAGTGGTATCCAGATCAGCGAGCATCTCCCTCGACTCGCGCAGCAGACCGATAAACTCTGCATCATCCGTTCGATGACTTCCCCAGAGGCAGCGCATGAGCGGGGGACCCACTATATGATGACAGGTTATCAACCTTTACCCGGTTTTGCTGTCCCAGGATACGGTGCTGTTGTCTCCAAGCTCAAAGAGCAGCGAAGTGCCTTGCCACCCTATATCGCTGTGCCTGCGCCAGTTGCGTATGGTGGCGGAGGTTTCTTAGGGGCGTCGCTTGCGCCTTTCTCACCCGGTGGAAACCCGGCGAGTAAGAATTTTAAAGTGCGCGATTTAGAGCCACCTAAAGGGGTTTCTTATGAACGCGTCGAACGGCGGCGTTCATTGCGTGAGGCTGTTGATGCCGCTTTCAAGAAATATGAAGCAGGCAATCCAGCTGCTGAAGCAGTTGATGAGTTCTATACCTCTGCTTACAACCTAATGAGTTCCACGGATGCCCGTGCTGCGTTTGATCTCAGCAACGAGTCGGACAAAACGCGCGATGCGTATCAACGCAACACCTTCGGACAGAGTTGTCTTCTCGCCAGAAGGCTCGTTGAGGCAGGTGTTAACTTCGTCACTGTCAGTAACGGTGGATGGGATAACCACAACAACATCTTTTCATCATTGCCGGGTAAGCTCAACGGCTTTGACCGGACGATGGCTACCTTGATCGGAGACTTAAGCGATCGTGGATTGTTGGAGACGACGCTCGTCGTTGCAATGGGTGAATTTGGCAGGACACCTGTCATTAACCGCAACGCTGGACGCGACCACCACTCCCGTGTCTTTTCGATTATGTTAGCGGGTGGTGGTGTCCAAGGTGGACAGGTCATCGGTGCCTCAGATCCGCTTGGCATTGAGCCTGCAGAAACGCCCGTGCGTCCCGAAGACTTGTCGGCAACGCTTTACCGGTCCCTCGGTATTGATTATAATGAGCATCTGGAATCCCCGGATGGTGTCCGCATTGTCCTCTCACGAGGTGGTAGACCTGTTCGCGGCGTTCTTGCTTAG
- a CDS encoding proteasome subunit alpha encodes MNDKGNFLNRMGVEHEEFALKEVMNHKGDFLNLLKHANYSLKIDLPSEAAQHGTDIEIAHSTTVVAVRYADGVMIAGDRRATAGTSVIYDRAEKVLQIDKHSVLAISGSPAIAYEIARVLEHSFQYFRRSQLQELSLEGKLRMLSRLIRDNLPMALQGIGGVIPIFALYDLGAADEENGGKIFFYDALGAHFENVNFATTGSGSIWIRGVLRYLSRFGDTPLQEMDERQATITILRLLDTASEYDAATSGYNARAQIFPNIKTVTRIGVEDISDDELEACYAEAQP; translated from the coding sequence ATGAACGATAAGGGCAATTTCTTGAATCGAATGGGCGTGGAGCATGAAGAGTTTGCGCTAAAGGAGGTCATGAACCATAAAGGCGACTTCCTCAACCTCTTAAAACACGCGAACTATTCCTTGAAGATAGATTTGCCATCCGAAGCCGCACAGCACGGTACTGATATTGAGATAGCACATAGTACAACTGTTGTGGCTGTTCGCTACGCGGATGGTGTCATGATCGCAGGCGACCGGCGTGCAACTGCTGGGACCTCTGTTATCTACGATCGGGCGGAAAAGGTTTTACAGATTGATAAGCATTCTGTGCTTGCTATTTCAGGTTCTCCCGCAATTGCTTATGAGATTGCCAGAGTATTGGAGCATTCTTTCCAATACTTTCGCCGCAGTCAACTTCAAGAGTTAAGCCTCGAAGGTAAACTCCGAATGCTGTCCCGGCTCATTCGAGACAATCTGCCTATGGCACTCCAAGGCATCGGGGGCGTTATCCCGATCTTTGCGTTGTATGACTTGGGTGCCGCCGATGAGGAGAATGGCGGAAAGATTTTCTTTTATGATGCACTCGGTGCGCACTTTGAGAACGTCAATTTTGCCACAACTGGGTCTGGCTCCATCTGGATCCGGGGTGTGTTACGTTACCTCTCTCGGTTTGGAGATACACCGTTGCAGGAGATGGATGAACGGCAGGCGACTATCACGATTTTGCGGCTTTTAGACACCGCGAGCGAGTATGATGCAGCGACGAGCGGTTACAACGCGAGGGCACAAATTTTTCCAAATATCAAAACTGTGACACGCATTGGCGTTGAGGATATTTCCGATGATGAATTGGAAGCATGTTACGCTGAGGCACAACCTTAA
- a CDS encoding proteasome accessory factor PafA2 family protein produces MERLFGIETEYGITLENEAHIDAVKQSIELIKSYRQEDFRPVWDYRGEDPFRDERGFRASSLSNHPDEKEEEERDRERNTKERLSFAEIKSDHILVNGARLYNDHAHPEYSTPECSRLFDLVAHDKAGERILQRCAETRSEKLGKRVLLYKNNTDFHGHSYGCHDNYLMAREVPFETLKQGIMSFFITRQIFAGAGKLGIETEAGLATPGHYQLSQRSDFFHVEASVDTMHNRPIVNTRDEPHADASKYRRLHGIAGDANMSEYATALKVGTTALVITLIEQRRIPASLTLVNPIDTIKTISHDQTYRWMVMTEEGKTMSAIDHQREYLALAQKYLSEDVGFETDWVLTEWEDTLNALETDPMSLIDRLDWVAKKWLLETFIEEEGIAWDDVWLQSLDLEYHNIDLDEGLYYGIPMRRVVTDEQIDAALHNPPAGTRAYFRGRAVDRFGSSIKAIQWDSITFTVNGRTREVNLDALADAEIARQYNEALDQSPTVETLIEKLRQE; encoded by the coding sequence ATGGAAAGACTTTTTGGGATTGAAACTGAATACGGAATAACGCTCGAAAATGAAGCGCACATTGATGCCGTCAAGCAGTCGATTGAGCTAATAAAAAGTTATCGCCAGGAGGATTTTCGACCGGTCTGGGACTACCGCGGGGAAGACCCATTTCGAGATGAACGCGGCTTTCGCGCGAGTTCACTTTCAAATCACCCTGACGAAAAAGAGGAAGAGGAACGCGACCGGGAACGTAATACGAAAGAGCGGCTCTCTTTTGCTGAAATTAAGAGCGATCACATCCTTGTCAATGGCGCGAGACTCTACAACGACCATGCGCATCCGGAGTATTCCACACCTGAGTGCAGTCGTCTGTTTGATCTCGTCGCGCACGATAAAGCAGGGGAACGTATTCTTCAGCGGTGCGCCGAAACCCGAAGCGAAAAACTCGGGAAGCGGGTGCTTTTATACAAGAATAATACCGATTTTCACGGGCATAGTTACGGTTGCCACGATAACTACCTGATGGCACGCGAAGTTCCGTTTGAGACTCTCAAACAGGGCATCATGTCGTTTTTTATCACTCGCCAAATCTTTGCTGGGGCAGGGAAACTCGGTATTGAAACGGAAGCAGGACTCGCAACACCGGGACATTACCAACTCTCTCAGCGATCCGATTTCTTTCACGTGGAGGCGAGCGTGGATACGATGCACAATCGTCCCATTGTCAACACGCGAGATGAACCGCACGCGGATGCGTCTAAATACCGTAGGTTGCACGGCATCGCAGGTGATGCGAATATGTCCGAGTACGCGACGGCGCTTAAAGTCGGTACGACAGCGCTCGTCATTACTTTGATTGAACAACGGAGGATTCCAGCGAGTCTAACACTCGTCAATCCGATTGATACTATTAAGACTATATCGCATGACCAGACGTATCGATGGATGGTGATGACGGAAGAAGGGAAAACAATGTCCGCCATTGACCATCAACGTGAGTACCTTGCACTTGCACAGAAATATCTCAGCGAAGATGTAGGATTTGAAACTGACTGGGTACTCACCGAATGGGAGGATACCCTCAACGCGCTTGAGACGGATCCGATGTCTCTCATTGACCGACTTGATTGGGTTGCGAAAAAGTGGTTGCTTGAGACCTTTATTGAAGAAGAAGGGATTGCGTGGGATGACGTGTGGCTCCAAAGTTTGGATTTGGAATACCATAATATTGACTTAGACGAAGGGCTATACTATGGGATTCCGATGCGGCGTGTTGTTACGGATGAACAGATTGATGCTGCACTTCATAACCCGCCTGCTGGCACGCGGGCGTACTTCCGTGGGCGCGCTGTTGATCGATTCGGTAGTTCTATAAAAGCGATTCAATGGGATAGTATCACCTTCACTGTAAACGGACGCACCCGCGAAGTTAATCTGGATGCCCTCGCCGATGCAGAAATTGCCCGTCAGTATAACGAAGCACTTGATCAATCGCCGACTGTTGAAACTCTTATTGAAAAATTGCGTCAGGAATAG